From the Candidatus Binataceae bacterium genome, the window CGCTTGGCGGCTCGATGCTTTTTACCGGCGCGCTCAGGCCGGCGGTGGCGCGCGCGCGCTCGATGAAGACGTTCGTGCGCGAGGTGCATGGGCGGATCGGCGGCGCGCCGTTGTACGCCGCATGGGGCCGCAATTACGAGCTTTCCTTCTACTATGGCCGCGCGGTTTGGGGTCTCGAGCTGGCCGGACCCGCCGCGCTCGAGTCGCGCGCGCGCGCCTACGTCGTCGCGCGGCCGCGCGAACTCTTACGCATCGCGCCGGCCGTGCGCCAGCGCCTGAAGCTCGTGATGCAGTCGCGGTTGGTGGGCGGCGGCGGCCCGCCCGCGCTGTACGAGCTCGTCAGCGCAGCCTCGCATCCGAATTCAGGCGTCGGCCCGGCAGCCGCTAGCGCGAGACAAGCAGCGCCTCGGCCGTGAACGCAAAAAAAGCGCAGGGCCCCCGGGCGGGCCCTGCGATGTCGACGGATTTTCTACCGCGCCGCGGCGATCAGGCGCGCGCGCTGGGCCGCGAGCTGACCGTCTCGTACCATCGCCCGAGATTCTTCTGCTCGGCCGCGATACGCAGCTTGATGAGCTTGGCAAAGTCGATCGCCACGAGCGCCGTGATATCGGCGATCGTGTAGCGCTGGCCGGCGACGAAAGGCCGGTCAGCCAGCGCGCCGTCGAGAAAGGTGCACATCTTCTCGGCCGCCTGGCGGCAGACCTCGCCGTATTCCGGTACCTGCGGAATGCGCCCCTTGAAGAAGTCCGACGTGTTGCGAAAGCATCCAGCCACCATCCCGAGCAGATTCAGCTCCATCCGCCGCTGCCACATTTCGACCAGTGCCCTGTCGCGCGCATCCGTGCCCATCAGGCGCGGTTCGGGCTGGGTTTCTTCGAAGTAGCGGCAGATCGCGACCGACTCGGCGATATGCGTGCCGTCGTCGAGCTCAAGCACAGGCACGCCGCCCATCGGGTTGATCTTGAGGAACTCGGGCGAGCGGTTCTGCGCCTTGGCGAGGTCGACCTGCTCATAGGGGACTTGGATGCCCTTTTCGGCCAGGAAGATGCGGACTCGGCGCGGATTGGGGGCTACGCTGCTGTCGTAAATCTTCATCGCTGTCTCTCCTTGGGGCTTGCCGCCGAATGCTAGCAACCGGCTTGACAGGATAGCAACGCGCGGGCTCGGCGGTCGGTTTGCCCGCTCAATTGGGGCGGGTTATTCTCGTTGTGGATGCCGATCTACGAGTATGAATGCGGGGCCTGTGCGAGGGTTAGCTCGCACGTCGTGATGGGCGCGCGGCGCCGCCCGCGGCTGGT encodes:
- a CDS encoding glutathione S-transferase family protein, whose translation is MKIYDSSVAPNPRRVRIFLAEKGIQVPYEQVDLAKAQNRSPEFLKINPMGGVPVLELDDGTHIAESVAICRYFEETQPEPRLMGTDARDRALVEMWQRRMELNLLGMVAGCFRNTSDFFKGRIPQVPEYGEVCRQAAEKMCTFLDGALADRPFVAGQRYTIADITALVAIDFAKLIKLRIAAEQKNLGRWYETVSSRPSARA